One region of uncultured Sulfurimonas sp. genomic DNA includes:
- a CDS encoding nitrous oxide reductase accessory protein NosL: MVKIVLAVVLATSVLFSYEMDYTKDTTCLVRHFKVYESPQWASKIELKNGKKLFFSSPKSMIEFYQVPGKWFDIGVKSEDDFKDIIVTDFSTLKPINARGAFYVYGSNNISPAGDDLPAFATYESAEAYSKTHNGKRILNFKEISDGLIRLLNGRI; encoded by the coding sequence GTGGTAAAAATTGTTTTAGCGGTAGTTTTAGCAACAAGTGTCCTTTTTTCATATGAGATGGATTACACAAAAGATACGACATGTCTAGTAAGACATTTTAAAGTATATGAAAGTCCTCAATGGGCATCAAAAATAGAGCTTAAAAATGGCAAGAAACTATTTTTTTCAAGTCCTAAGTCTATGATAGAGTTTTATCAAGTACCAGGAAAATGGTTTGATATAGGGGTAAAGAGTGAAGATGATTTTAAAGATATCATAGTAACAGATTTTTCAACACTTAAACCAATAAATGCAAGAGGTGCTTTTTATGTTTATGGTAGCAATAATATATCTCCTGCAGGAGATGATTTACCAGCTTTTGCTACATATGAATCAGCAGAAGCTTATTCTAAAACACATAATGGTAAAAGAATCTTAAACTTTAAAGAAATTTCAGACGGACTGATTAGACTTTTAAATGGAAGGATATAA
- a CDS encoding PAS domain-containing protein has protein sequence MIKPTPLDIEIKLDPKRYIVSETDSKGKITYCNDYFREVSGYTEEELIGSPHNIVRHPDMPRVVFKLLWETISKGKNINAVVKNLAKDGRYYWIFTEFEIRKDTDTGNIIGYHASRKTISKHVIEIIADLYAKLLEIEKNDGIEASQTYLVDFLKDKGDDLEFSNIMEEIHRFY, from the coding sequence ATGATTAAACCTACACCACTTGATATTGAAATAAAACTTGACCCAAAAAGATATATTGTTAGCGAAACAGATTCAAAAGGAAAAATTACTTACTGTAATGATTATTTTAGAGAAGTATCTGGTTATACAGAAGAGGAACTTATAGGTTCTCCACATAATATTGTACGCCACCCTGATATGCCTCGTGTAGTTTTTAAACTTCTTTGGGAGACTATATCTAAAGGAAAAAACATTAATGCAGTAGTAAAAAATCTTGCAAAAGATGGTAGATACTATTGGATATTTACAGAGTTTGAAATTCGTAAAGATACAGACACTGGAAATATTATAGGTTATCATGCATCTAGAAAAACTATTTCAAAACATGTAATAGAAATTATTGCTGATCTTTATGCAAAACTTTTAGAAATAGAAAAAAATGATGGAATTGAAGCTTCACAAACTTATCTTGTTGATTTTTTAAAAGATAAAGGCGATGATTTAGAGTTTTCAAATATTATGGAAGAAATTCACAGGTTTTATTAA
- the nosD gene encoding nitrous oxide reductase family maturation protein NosD: MRKLLILTFFVSSLYSNILQKTIDSAPDGATLKLPSGIYEGNIIINKPLNIIGNTDNVIINGNGIGKIITINSANVTLKNLTIKNSGSNMHSLDSAIFINKSKNVTISGCSISDSLYGIDMFMVENSIITDNYITSKDNEISLRGDALKIWHSHNNLISNNTITNSRDINLNYSNNNKVINNNISNSRFALSISYSKNNLIKENIFKYNSVSLILTMNEDTSIIKNSILSSKGAAGIGVMLQSGSNTIFDSNILRYNAKGIYIDSKLNETNMKRFITNNDISYNKEAIHFHLTIRHNTFTNNIFEGNIDDIVKSTAGFKTMFNKVKNNYWDRYTGFDSNKDNIGDTSHKIYQYADRLWQYNNKVKFFYGSTVLQLLDFMAQVAPFVEPILLLEDTKPLVIKRNLQP, translated from the coding sequence ATGAGAAAACTTTTAATACTTACTTTTTTTGTTTCTTCTTTATACTCTAACATTTTACAAAAAACTATAGATTCCGCTCCAGATGGAGCGACTCTAAAACTTCCTTCTGGCATCTATGAAGGAAACATAATTATAAATAAACCCCTAAACATAATTGGCAATACTGACAATGTAATAATCAATGGCAATGGAATTGGAAAAATCATAACTATTAATAGCGCAAATGTTACTCTTAAAAATTTAACTATTAAAAACAGCGGTTCAAATATGCATAGTCTTGATTCTGCAATATTTATAAATAAATCTAAAAATGTAACAATTAGTGGATGTAGTATTTCAGATTCACTTTATGGTATAGATATGTTTATGGTAGAAAACTCAATAATTACTGACAACTACATTACATCAAAAGACAATGAAATTAGTCTAAGAGGAGATGCTCTAAAAATATGGCACTCACATAATAATCTAATAAGCAATAATACTATCACAAATAGCCGAGATATAAACCTAAATTACTCCAACAATAATAAGGTAATTAATAATAATATTTCAAACTCTAGATTTGCACTGAGTATTTCTTATTCTAAAAATAATCTGATAAAAGAAAATATTTTTAAATATAACTCAGTATCTTTAATACTTACGATGAATGAGGATACAAGCATCATCAAGAACTCCATTTTAAGTTCAAAAGGAGCTGCTGGCATTGGAGTTATGCTTCAGAGTGGTTCAAATACTATTTTTGATTCTAACATTCTCAGATATAACGCAAAGGGAATCTATATTGATTCTAAATTAAATGAAACAAATATGAAAAGATTTATAACAAACAATGATATATCTTACAACAAAGAAGCTATTCATTTTCATTTAACCATAAGACACAATACCTTTACAAACAATATTTTTGAAGGAAATATAGACGATATTGTAAAGAGTACAGCTGGTTTTAAAACTATGTTTAATAAAGTAAAAAATAACTATTGGGATAGATATACAGGTTTTGATTCAAACAAAGATAATATTGGAGATACTTCTCATAAAATCTACCAGTATGCAGATAGACTCTGGCAATACAACAATAAAGTGAAATTTTTTTATGGTTCTACAGTCTTACAACTACTAGATTTTATGGCTCAGGTAGCTCCATTTGTAGAACCTATACTTCTTCTTGAAGACACTAAACCTCTCGTTATAAAACGTAATCTACAACCTTAG
- a CDS encoding Dabb family protein has protein sequence MIVHIVMFKFKDENKEKNIEIIVRRLKALIDLVPALKSIEVGVDFNKSERAFDLSLYSTFETKEDLQIYAVHPEHLKVVELIKEVTIESKVVDYVL, from the coding sequence ATGATAGTTCATATAGTAATGTTTAAATTTAAAGATGAAAATAAAGAAAAAAATATAGAAATAATTGTTAGAAGATTAAAGGCATTGATAGATTTAGTTCCTGCATTAAAATCAATAGAAGTTGGAGTTGATTTTAATAAAAGTGAAAGAGCATTTGACCTTTCACTTTATAGCACTTTTGAGACAAAAGAAGATTTACAAATTTATGCAGTTCATCCTGAACATTTAAAGGTTGTTGAACTTATAAAAGAAGTAACAATTGAGTCTAAGGTTGTAGATTACGTTTTATAA
- a CDS encoding DASS family sodium-coupled anion symporter: protein MLQNKEQFKKIAIAIAIGVFVFFISLILFNPIQSSLLGLIAFLVALWTNEGLPLAVVSLLPIILFPAFSVLDTKSTAINYSHPIIYLFLGGFLLAIAVEKTNLHIWIADKILGFFPNTPKGMIFSLAITSGLLSSILSNTTTTLLLMSIALFITDDIKLKLRFALAIAYGASVGGIMTPIGTPPNLILLGIMSDKGMEVIPFFQWIWMVIPLALIMFVVVSMILSIGLPTTSIYIDRDKKPLDKEQKKVLYIIGSLILLLLLNAPMKPFWAGLGLSEAGMLLTAGLILFMPPFNILEWMEDKAKVPYRIMFLFGAGFSIAKAFSETGLASEVASYLISMTNLHPIILLFVVAMLITFTTEITSNTALISIMLPVIYSVAQQTGINTTLFMMVATLCASYAFMLPIATPPNAIAMSSGVVDVKSMMKYGIILNLVGIFCIVMIAEFFWKGILT, encoded by the coding sequence ATGCTTCAAAATAAAGAACAGTTTAAAAAAATAGCCATTGCAATAGCAATAGGTGTCTTTGTCTTTTTTATATCTCTTATATTGTTCAACCCTATTCAATCCTCACTTTTAGGTTTGATAGCTTTTTTAGTTGCTCTTTGGACAAATGAAGGCTTGCCTTTGGCTGTTGTCTCTTTATTGCCTATTATACTTTTTCCAGCCTTTAGTGTTTTAGATACAAAATCTACGGCAATAAACTACTCTCATCCTATAATATATTTATTTTTAGGTGGTTTTTTACTAGCAATTGCAGTTGAGAAAACAAATTTGCATATTTGGATAGCAGATAAAATATTAGGATTTTTTCCTAATACTCCAAAAGGAATGATATTTTCTTTAGCAATTACTTCTGGTCTTTTAAGCTCAATCCTCTCAAATACTACAACTACACTTCTTTTAATGTCAATAGCTCTATTTATTACAGACGATATTAAATTAAAACTAAGGTTTGCACTTGCCATTGCTTATGGCGCTAGTGTAGGTGGAATTATGACTCCTATTGGAACACCTCCTAATCTTATTTTACTAGGAATTATGTCAGATAAAGGTATGGAGGTCATACCATTTTTTCAATGGATATGGATGGTTATTCCACTTGCTCTGATTATGTTTGTAGTTGTAAGCATGATATTAAGTATTGGACTTCCAACTACTTCTATATATATAGATAGGGATAAAAAACCATTAGATAAAGAGCAAAAAAAAGTGCTTTATATTATTGGTTCTCTAATTCTGCTTTTGCTTTTAAACGCACCTATGAAACCTTTTTGGGCTGGATTAGGTCTTAGTGAGGCTGGAATGTTATTAACTGCTGGACTTATTCTATTTATGCCACCATTTAATATATTAGAATGGATGGAAGATAAGGCAAAAGTGCCGTATAGAATAATGTTCCTTTTTGGTGCTGGTTTTTCTATTGCTAAAGCTTTTAGTGAAACAGGACTTGCATCTGAGGTTGCTTCTTACCTTATATCTATGACTAATCTGCATCCTATAATATTACTTTTTGTTGTAGCTATGCTTATTACTTTTACAACAGAGATAACCTCAAATACGGCACTTATATCAATTATGCTACCTGTTATCTACTCTGTAGCACAACAAACAGGTATAAATACAACTTTATTTATGATGGTAGCTACACTATGTGCTAGTTATGCGTTTATGCTTCCAATAGCCACGCCTCCAAATGCTATAGCTATGAGTAGCGGAGTTGTTGATGTTAAGAGTATGATGAAATATGGAATTATTTTAAATCTTGTGGGAATATTTTGTATAGTGATGATAGCTGAGTTTTTTTGGAAAGGAATTCTTACTTAG
- a CDS encoding c-type cytochrome — protein MRNLLALPLIISLSLMLQASDIESLAENKCGTCHLIGKITKEKLNNMSAPPSWALAKKVKLAYPNRLDGIDFIINYTLNPSEDKMLFPKKAIERFGLMPSQRGNVTDDELRAIAEFILDK, from the coding sequence ATGCGAAACTTGTTAGCTTTACCACTGATAATTAGTCTCTCACTAATGCTCCAAGCATCTGATATAGAGAGTTTGGCCGAAAACAAGTGTGGTACTTGTCACCTAATTGGCAAGATTACAAAAGAGAAATTAAACAATATGTCTGCGCCACCATCATGGGCATTAGCTAAAAAAGTTAAATTAGCCTATCCAAATAGATTGGATGGTATTGATTTTATAATAAATTACACACTTAATCCATCAGAAGATAAAATGCTTTTTCCTAAAAAGGCAATAGAGCGTTTTGGACTGATGCCCTCACAAAGAGGTAATGTTACAGATGATGAATTAAGAGCGATTGCTGAGTTTATATTAGATAAATAA
- a CDS encoding NAD(P)H-dependent glycerol-3-phosphate dehydrogenase, with the protein MSNIGVIGAGKWGSALAFALGENNEVYITSRTPRDIKNFVSLKEILKLEYLVIAIPAQEIASWLKENFVFKNQKILVAAKGIEASTGRFLNDIYKQYVPDQNIAFLSGPSFATEVQKSLPTALVINSYNEELSDKFASFFPSFIKAYTSTDVMGAEVAGAYKNVIAIAAGICEGLNLGKNAAASLISRGLVEMQRFGYVYGAKEESFVGLSGAGDLFLTASSTMSRNFRVGLGIAQGKKLEEILRELGEVAEGIGTTYALHKIARNKDLYLPIATEVYEMLEGKDPQLSLKNFLST; encoded by the coding sequence ATGAGTAATATAGGAGTAATAGGAGCTGGAAAATGGGGATCAGCACTAGCTTTTGCATTGGGTGAAAATAATGAAGTATATATCACTTCAAGAACACCAAGAGATATTAAAAATTTTGTCTCTTTAAAAGAGATATTAAAGTTAGAGTATCTTGTTATTGCTATTCCAGCTCAAGAAATAGCATCTTGGCTTAAAGAAAATTTTGTATTTAAAAATCAAAAGATTTTAGTTGCGGCAAAGGGCATAGAAGCTTCAACAGGAAGATTTTTAAATGATATATATAAGCAATATGTGCCAGATCAAAATATAGCTTTTTTATCAGGTCCATCATTTGCAACAGAAGTACAAAAATCTTTACCTACTGCATTGGTTATAAACTCATATAATGAAGAATTAAGTGATAAATTTGCAAGTTTTTTTCCATCATTTATAAAAGCTTATACTTCGACGGATGTTATGGGAGCAGAAGTAGCGGGAGCTTATAAAAATGTTATTGCTATTGCTGCAGGAATATGTGAGGGGTTGAACCTTGGTAAAAATGCAGCTGCATCTCTTATCTCTCGTGGTTTAGTTGAGATGCAAAGATTTGGTTATGTTTATGGTGCTAAAGAGGAAAGTTTTGTTGGTCTTAGTGGAGCAGGGGATCTTTTTTTAACAGCTTCATCAACTATGAGTAGAAATTTTCGTGTTGGTTTGGGCATAGCTCAAGGAAAAAAATTAGAAGAAATATTAAGAGAATTGGGTGAAGTGGCTGAAGGTATTGGAACTACTTATGCGCTTCATAAAATAGCTAGAAACAAAGATCTTTACCTTCCTATAGCAACAGAAGTTTATGAGATGCTAGAGGGTAAAGACCCTCAATTAAGTCTTAAAAATTTTCTTTCAACTTAA
- a CDS encoding TrkA C-terminal domain-containing protein: MFESNALIFGVNDFTYEIKKNIASNYKNVYIFDLAKDGENSFDLSDNWDDLKKKVDINDSVAFCVLEDMAENIFLTISLRDTFSNLVIVALAQDKESSDKLMLAGASRVLPTTQTTANVIVEMLEKPIVTEVLHDILYEKSSLQIAQIKIGKNSSFEGKHPAEVDWNTTHGIVVISVVHEDMSREFIYSSKAKHHLIKSGDVFVVVGYERDIKEFEKLIGADE; encoded by the coding sequence ATGTTTGAGAGTAATGCTTTGATTTTTGGTGTAAATGATTTTACTTATGAAATAAAAAAAAACATAGCATCTAACTATAAAAATGTATATATATTTGATTTGGCTAAAGATGGTGAAAATAGTTTTGACTTAAGTGATAATTGGGATGATTTAAAGAAAAAAGTAGATATCAATGATTCTGTTGCTTTTTGTGTGTTAGAAGATATGGCTGAAAATATTTTTTTGACTATTTCTCTTAGAGATACCTTTAGTAATCTTGTTATTGTGGCACTTGCACAAGATAAAGAGAGTTCTGACAAGTTAATGTTAGCAGGAGCTTCAAGGGTCTTACCAACCACACAAACTACAGCAAATGTTATAGTAGAGATGCTAGAAAAACCAATAGTTACAGAAGTTTTACATGATATATTATATGAAAAAAGTTCACTTCAAATAGCTCAAATTAAAATAGGAAAAAATAGCTCTTTTGAAGGAAAGCATCCAGCAGAAGTTGACTGGAATACTACTCATGGAATCGTAGTTATATCTGTGGTTCATGAAGATATGAGCAGAGAGTTTATTTATTCATCAAAAGCAAAACATCATCTAATAAAAAGTGGAGATGTATTTGTAGTTGTTGGTTATGAACGTGATATTAAAGAATTTGAGAAGTTGATAGGAGCAGATGAATGA
- a CDS encoding ion transporter encodes MIKRLIVDSAYFLDTSESYQRNKRFFYNLLENSNYKYKKYFDIFMMTLILLSVIVLIREVKYPVSDYLLFFSAYVISIIFFIEYLLRFWISSSISKVIINQHEHDVALGDNFRLLSALKKISKDKLSYVLSIKAIIDLFAILPFFHQLRLLRIFILFRVFKLFRYAKSIQTFTSVITAKKFEFITLFIFASIVISVSSVLIYVMEANNPDSPIDTLFEAVYWSIVTISTVGFGDITPVTEAGRLVAMVVIVAGIGVFSFTTSLIVTSFTEKLDEIKDTKSIDDIAKLKEFYLICGYGKVAKEVAKELRKNNNVIIIDENPKNVESAKRDDFISLNYDPGSIESYKKLRIDMDVQIKAILCLSHSDVENVYTALTVRSFNKDVFILSILINKTNKNKLNFAGVNEIFYEKELVGIIAKEFVGKPVAFEAIHALRTNYNSIAVQEILITQRVLKNYITVGTLQNKKYRIIILGVYKNNKKRFFFNPIESTILELGDYIVVIGNSLFIKEFSLSLNKKANDV; translated from the coding sequence GTGATAAAGCGTTTGATTGTTGATAGTGCATACTTTTTAGACACTTCAGAATCCTATCAGAGAAATAAACGCTTTTTTTATAATTTATTAGAAAACAGTAATTATAAATATAAAAAATATTTTGATATTTTTATGATGACACTTATTTTATTGAGTGTGATAGTCCTTATTAGAGAAGTGAAATATCCAGTTAGTGATTATCTTCTATTTTTTAGTGCATATGTTATTTCAATTATATTTTTTATAGAGTATTTGTTAAGGTTTTGGATAAGTAGTAGCATAAGTAAAGTTATCATAAATCAACATGAGCACGATGTCGCTCTTGGGGATAATTTTAGACTTTTGAGTGCTTTAAAAAAAATATCTAAAGATAAACTCTCATATGTTTTATCAATAAAAGCTATTATAGATTTGTTTGCAATATTGCCATTTTTTCATCAACTAAGACTGCTGCGTATATTTATACTATTTAGAGTATTTAAGCTCTTTAGATATGCAAAAAGTATTCAAACATTTACATCTGTAATAACTGCTAAAAAATTTGAGTTTATTACTCTTTTTATCTTTGCATCTATAGTCATTTCTGTTTCATCTGTTTTAATATATGTAATGGAAGCTAACAATCCAGATTCTCCAATAGATACACTTTTTGAAGCAGTTTATTGGTCTATTGTAACTATCTCTACAGTTGGTTTTGGAGATATTACTCCAGTGACAGAAGCTGGTCGTCTTGTTGCTATGGTTGTTATAGTTGCAGGTATTGGTGTTTTTTCATTTACTACTTCACTTATTGTTACATCATTTACAGAAAAATTAGATGAAATAAAAGATACAAAGTCTATTGATGATATAGCAAAACTAAAAGAATTTTATCTTATATGTGGTTATGGTAAAGTTGCAAAAGAAGTTGCAAAAGAACTAAGAAAAAATAATAATGTAATTATTATAGATGAAAATCCTAAAAATGTAGAGTCTGCAAAAAGAGATGATTTTATATCGCTAAATTATGACCCAGGATCTATTGAGAGTTATAAAAAGCTTCGTATAGATATGGATGTTCAAATCAAAGCAATTTTGTGTTTAAGTCATAGTGATGTAGAAAATGTATATACAGCTCTAACTGTGCGCTCATTTAATAAAGATGTTTTTATACTTTCAATCTTGATAAATAAAACAAATAAAAATAAACTAAATTTTGCGGGTGTAAATGAAATCTTTTATGAAAAAGAGCTAGTTGGTATCATAGCTAAAGAGTTCGTAGGTAAACCTGTGGCTTTTGAAGCTATTCATGCACTTAGAACTAATTATAATTCAATCGCAGTTCAAGAGATACTTATAACGCAAAGAGTGTTAAAGAACTACATAACAGTAGGTACATTACAAAATAAAAAATATAGAATAATTATTTTGGGAGTTTACAAAAATAATAAAAAAAGATTTTTCTTTAATCCAATAGAAAGTACTATTTTGGAATTGGGCGATTATATAGTGGTGATTGGGAACTCGCTTTTTATAAAAGAATTTTCTCTTAGTTTAAACAAAAAGGCTAACGATGTTTGA
- the gatB gene encoding Asp-tRNA(Asn)/Glu-tRNA(Gln) amidotransferase subunit GatB: MFEVVIGLEVHVQLNTKTKLFCSCPTSFNHKQNTNTCPTCLALPGALPVLNKEVLHKSIMLGKAIDATINQTSFFDRKSYFYPDSPSAYQITQLYTPIVEHGKLKIDFEDGTHKTIRINRAHIEADAGKNIHDGDISKVDLNRAGTPLLEIVSEPDMRSAEEAILYLKKLHSIIRYLDIGDANMQEGSFRVDVNVSIRPKGDEKLYTRVEIKNINSFKFIQKAIEVEVIRQSEAWEDGVYDKEICQETRLFDQVKQETRSMRGKEEAADYRYFPEPDLLKAVVTDEMLKTYSKIPELPDEKMARFVSDYGMNDYNASVVTSSVEMAHFFETMMEEGISAKNALTWLTVELQARLKGDLNITNSPVDAKKLSFLVKRIEDNTISGKAAKEVLDKLMEENLDVDAVIDALGLKQVSDSGAIESMCDEIINANPEKVAQYKSGKDKLFGFFVGQVMKASKGSANPQAVNEILKAKLG; encoded by the coding sequence ATGTTCGAAGTAGTTATAGGTCTTGAAGTCCATGTACAACTAAATACAAAAACAAAACTTTTTTGCTCGTGTCCTACGAGTTTTAATCACAAACAAAATACAAACACTTGTCCAACTTGTTTAGCTCTTCCAGGGGCTCTTCCTGTTTTAAATAAAGAAGTTCTACATAAATCTATTATGCTAGGTAAAGCAATAGATGCTACTATAAATCAAACATCATTTTTTGATAGAAAATCTTATTTTTATCCAGATTCTCCAAGTGCTTACCAGATTACACAACTCTATACTCCGATAGTTGAACACGGAAAATTGAAGATAGATTTTGAAGATGGCACTCATAAAACCATAAGAATTAATCGTGCTCATATTGAAGCAGATGCTGGTAAAAATATTCATGATGGTGATATATCAAAGGTAGATTTAAATCGTGCAGGTACACCTCTTTTAGAGATAGTGTCAGAACCTGATATGAGAAGCGCCGAAGAAGCAATCTTATATCTTAAAAAACTTCACTCAATCATTCGTTACTTAGATATAGGTGATGCAAATATGCAAGAGGGAAGTTTTAGAGTTGATGTTAATGTTTCTATTCGTCCTAAAGGTGATGAAAAATTATATACTCGAGTAGAGATAAAAAATATAAATAGTTTTAAATTTATTCAAAAAGCTATAGAAGTTGAAGTCATTCGTCAAAGTGAAGCTTGGGAAGATGGAGTTTATGATAAAGAAATTTGTCAAGAAACTCGTCTTTTTGATCAAGTAAAACAAGAGACTCGTTCTATGCGTGGTAAGGAAGAAGCAGCTGATTATCGTTACTTTCCTGAACCTGATCTTTTAAAAGCTGTAGTTACGGATGAGATGCTTAAAACATACTCTAAAATACCAGAACTTCCAGATGAAAAAATGGCTAGATTTGTAAGTGATTATGGGATGAATGATTACAATGCTAGTGTTGTAACTTCAAGTGTTGAAATGGCTCACTTTTTTGAAACTATGATGGAAGAAGGAATAAGTGCTAAAAATGCTTTAACGTGGTTAACAGTAGAACTTCAAGCTCGTTTAAAAGGAGATTTAAATATAACAAATTCTCCTGTAGATGCTAAAAAACTTAGTTTTTTAGTTAAACGTATAGAAGATAATACAATTAGCGGAAAAGCAGCAAAAGAAGTGCTTGATAAGCTTATGGAAGAAAATCTTGATGTAGATGCTGTTATAGATGCTCTTGGTTTGAAACAAGTTAGTGATAGCGGTGCGATTGAATCTATGTGTGATGAAATAATCAACGCAAATCCTGAAAAAGTTGCGCAATATAAAAGTGGTAAAGATAAACTATTTGGCTTTTTTGTAGGTCAAGTTATGAAAGCTTCTAAGGGCAGTGCAAATCCACAAGCTGTAAATGAAATTTTAAAAGCTAAACTAGGATAG
- a CDS encoding F0F1 ATP synthase subunit A produces the protein MGELFTFFGLISHDKAFIYTTHMLLSAGLALLIVRMAMSNLQLVPKGAQNLMEAYIGGVLQMGVDVMGAENARRYVPLVATIGLFVVIANLIGVVPGFEAPTAFLEMPLTLALVVFVYYNFEGIRRQGVVKYFKHFLGPVWWLYWLMFPIEIVSHFSRLISLSFRLFGNVKGDDMFLMVILMLAPWLLPMIPFALLTFMAFLQAFIFMMLTTVYIGSAIAVEDH, from the coding sequence ATGGGTGAATTATTCACATTTTTTGGTTTAATATCTCACGATAAGGCCTTTATTTACACTACGCACATGCTACTATCAGCTGGTTTAGCTCTATTGATAGTAAGAATGGCAATGTCAAATCTTCAACTTGTTCCTAAGGGTGCACAAAACTTAATGGAAGCATACATTGGCGGGGTTTTACAAATGGGTGTTGATGTAATGGGTGCTGAGAATGCACGTCGTTATGTTCCTCTTGTAGCTACAATCGGTCTTTTTGTTGTTATAGCTAACTTGATTGGTGTTGTTCCAGGATTTGAAGCTCCAACAGCATTTTTAGAGATGCCATTAACACTTGCTTTAGTTGTGTTTGTTTACTATAACTTTGAAGGTATTCGTCGTCAAGGTGTTGTTAAATACTTTAAACACTTTTTAGGTCCAGTTTGGTGGTTATATTGGTTGATGTTTCCAATCGAGATTGTTTCTCATTTTTCTCGTCTTATCTCTCTTTCTTTCCGTCTTTTTGGAAATGTAAAAGGTGATGATATGTTCTTAATGGTAATCTTGATGTTAGCTCCTTGGTTATTACCAATGATTCCATTTGCGCTTCTTACTTTTATGGCTTTCTTACAAGCATTTATATTTATGATGCTTACAACTGTTTATATCGGTTCAGCTATAGCAGTAGAAGATCACTAG
- a CDS encoding tRNA pseudouridine(13) synthase TruD produces MRKREYLQSVGDDISFKFYQTPTDFVVDEIPLTKFKGKGNFLILHVKKVELTTWDMVAIFAEYMGVPAQKIGYAGLKDKHATTTQYISVDASYEKLLKKFYHKQIKILATTRHSHSIRMGDLYGNRFSINLHFVDNIDAGRIEKVARKIAKEGLPNYFGYQRFGRDADSIKQAKEMIQGEIFIEDAKIKNFLISIYQSTFFNDWLRERVNLSLQSDETKFKILEGDVFIDENKKLSTPKILPTKEYESAKLTPTGLLCGRDVFRARLEAREIEKKYDDEFLQEKGYRREAIIYPQDIECTYVKKQTLLNISFSLPKGSYATVFLESIAGKNYSAKDVKAKAKS; encoded by the coding sequence TTGAGAAAAAGAGAATATTTACAGAGTGTTGGCGATGATATAAGTTTTAAATTTTATCAGACTCCCACTGATTTCGTAGTTGATGAAATACCATTAACAAAATTTAAAGGCAAGGGTAACTTCTTAATTTTACATGTTAAAAAAGTTGAACTTACAACTTGGGATATGGTTGCTATATTTGCTGAGTATATGGGAGTTCCTGCTCAAAAAATAGGTTATGCAGGACTAAAAGATAAACATGCAACTACTACTCAGTATATCTCAGTAGATGCATCTTATGAAAAATTACTTAAAAAGTTTTACCATAAACAGATAAAAATACTAGCTACTACAAGACATTCTCACTCCATTCGCATGGGTGATTTGTATGGAAATAGATTTAGTATAAATCTTCATTTTGTTGATAATATAGATGCAGGTCGCATCGAAAAAGTTGCAAGAAAGATTGCTAAAGAGGGACTTCCTAATTACTTTGGATATCAAAGATTTGGTAGAGATGCAGATAGTATTAAACAAGCAAAAGAGATGATACAAGGTGAAATTTTTATAGAAGATGCAAAGATTAAAAACTTTTTAATTTCTATATATCAAAGTACATTTTTTAATGATTGGTTGAGAGAGAGGGTAAATCTTAGCTTACAAAGCGATGAAACAAAGTTTAAAATTTTAGAAGGTGATGTTTTTATAGATGAAAACAAAAAACTCTCAACTCCAAAAATTTTACCAACAAAAGAGTATGAAAGTGCAAAGTTGACTCCTACTGGACTTTTATGTGGTCGAGATGTATTTCGAGCTCGTTTAGAAGCTAGAGAGATAGAAAAAAAGTATGATGATGAGTTTTTACAAGAAAAAGGTTATAGAAGAGAAGCCATTATATATCCACAAGACATAGAGTGTACTTATGTCAAAAAACAAACACTTTTAAATATCTCTTTTTCTTTACCAAAAGGATCTTATGCAACAGTGTTTTTAGAATCAATTGCAGGTAAAAATTATAGTGCCAAAGATGTAAAAGCTAAGGCTAAAAGTTAA